One stretch of Bosea vaviloviae DNA includes these proteins:
- a CDS encoding glutaminase, which translates to MAAAEDRGAVATYIPPLATIDPSRFGLCIVTADGAVHAAGDAEQAFSIQSVSKVFALTQALGKVGDTLWRRVGREPSGTPFNSIVQLEREQGIPRNPFINAGALVVADINLAGHEPRVAIGELLRFVRYLADDDAITIDEAVARAEQATGFRNVALANYMKAFGNIQHAPELTLGVYFHQCAIAMTCRQLAMAGRYLMHGGLYRPGGARVVSAQRARRINALMLTCGHYDASGDFAFRVGLPGKSGVGGGILAIAPGKASIAVWSPGLNANGNSKLGTLALERVAEATGWSVFSAA; encoded by the coding sequence ATGGCAGCAGCCGAGGACCGCGGTGCGGTCGCGACCTATATTCCGCCTCTGGCGACGATCGACCCCAGCCGCTTCGGGCTCTGCATCGTCACGGCGGATGGCGCGGTCCATGCCGCCGGCGACGCCGAGCAGGCCTTCTCGATCCAGAGCGTCTCGAAGGTGTTCGCGCTGACGCAAGCGCTCGGCAAGGTCGGCGACACGCTCTGGCGTCGCGTCGGCCGCGAGCCCTCCGGCACGCCCTTCAACTCGATCGTCCAACTCGAGCGCGAGCAGGGCATTCCGCGCAACCCCTTCATCAATGCGGGCGCGCTGGTCGTCGCCGACATCAACCTCGCCGGCCATGAGCCGCGCGTGGCGATCGGCGAATTGCTGCGCTTCGTGCGCTATCTCGCCGATGACGACGCGATCACCATCGACGAGGCGGTGGCGCGCGCCGAACAGGCAACCGGATTCCGCAATGTCGCTCTCGCCAACTATATGAAGGCCTTCGGCAACATCCAGCACGCGCCGGAGCTGACGCTCGGCGTCTATTTCCACCAATGCGCCATCGCGATGACGTGCCGGCAGCTCGCCATGGCCGGGCGTTATCTGATGCATGGCGGGCTGTATCGGCCCGGCGGCGCGCGCGTCGTCTCGGCCCAGCGGGCGCGCCGCATCAACGCGCTGATGCTGACCTGTGGCCATTACGACGCCTCGGGCGACTTCGCCTTCCGCGTCGGATTGCCGGGGAAATCGGGTGTCGGCGGCGGAATTCTGGCAATCGCGCCCGGCAAGGCCTCGATCGCGGTCTGGTCGCCCGGGCTGAACGCCAATGGCAATTCCAAGCTGGGCACGCTGGCGCTGGAGCGCGTGGCCGAAGCGACGGGCTGGTCGGTTTTCAGCGCGGCGTAG
- a CDS encoding NADPH-dependent FMN reductase, giving the protein MSAPKILVFSGSSRPGSLNAKLAALAAKKLTAAGAQVTLISLADYPLPLVDATGFGHAPQPAHDLRAQIDAHTGLFIASPEYNAGYAPALKNALDWTSVAKPGAPATGLAGKVVALGGASPGALGAYRGLTQLRTVLELGFGALLIPEMVAVGGADKAFGEDGEITDARTSGFLDAALERLVKLSSQTA; this is encoded by the coding sequence ATGTCCGCACCCAAGATTCTCGTTTTCTCCGGCTCGTCGCGCCCCGGCTCGCTCAATGCGAAGCTCGCGGCCCTGGCGGCAAAGAAGCTCACGGCGGCGGGAGCGCAGGTCACGCTGATCTCGCTCGCCGATTACCCCTTGCCGCTGGTCGATGCGACCGGATTCGGCCACGCGCCGCAGCCGGCCCATGATCTGCGTGCGCAGATCGACGCCCATACCGGCCTGTTCATCGCCAGCCCGGAATATAATGCGGGCTATGCGCCGGCGCTGAAGAATGCGCTGGACTGGACGAGCGTCGCCAAGCCCGGAGCGCCCGCAACCGGCCTCGCCGGCAAGGTCGTGGCGCTCGGCGGCGCCTCGCCGGGCGCGCTCGGCGCCTATCGCGGTCTGACGCAGTTGCGCACCGTGCTGGAGCTGGGTTTCGGCGCGCTGCTGATCCCCGAAATGGTCGCGGTCGGCGGCGCCGACAAGGCCTTTGGCGAGGATGGCGAGATCACCGACGCTCGCACCAGCGGCTTCCTCGACGCGGCTCTGGAGCGATTGGTCAAGCTGTCCAGCCAGACGGCCTGA
- a CDS encoding class I SAM-dependent methyltransferase — MAVRIEDEVRVTAADLVDSMAEARLRVAAVRYKVEGEVRQKAEKFKTHVSRVAGEAKSKLSDEARFIKSWIDDPGRTGSVTPSSPFLARRMASFVDPAIPGPVIEIGPGTGPVTEALIERGISEERLILVEYSPEFCALLRQRFPRATVVEGDAYALSTTLAGHLQEKAIAVVSSLPLFNRPPAMRSALAKDAFTLLVEGAPLIQFTYSVISPVPRKGSGLKAFASDWVLRNIPPARVWVYRQGA, encoded by the coding sequence ATGGCCGTGCGCATCGAGGATGAGGTGCGCGTGACCGCTGCCGACCTCGTCGACAGCATGGCCGAGGCGCGCCTGAGGGTCGCCGCCGTCCGCTACAAGGTCGAGGGCGAGGTCCGCCAGAAGGCCGAGAAGTTCAAGACCCATGTTTCCAGGGTTGCCGGCGAGGCCAAATCGAAGCTGAGCGACGAAGCCCGTTTCATCAAGTCGTGGATCGACGATCCTGGCCGCACCGGCTCCGTGACGCCGTCCAGCCCGTTCCTGGCACGGCGCATGGCGTCCTTCGTCGACCCCGCCATTCCCGGGCCGGTGATCGAGATCGGTCCCGGCACCGGGCCGGTGACCGAGGCGCTGATCGAACGCGGCATCAGCGAGGAACGGCTCATCCTGGTCGAGTACAGCCCGGAATTCTGCGCGCTGCTGCGCCAGCGCTTTCCCCGCGCGACCGTGGTCGAGGGCGACGCCTATGCGCTTTCGACGACGCTGGCAGGCCATCTCCAGGAGAAGGCGATCGCCGTCGTCTCCAGCCTGCCCCTGTTCAATCGCCCACCGGCGATGCGCAGCGCGCTCGCCAAGGACGCCTTCACCTTGCTGGTCGAGGGCGCACCCCTGATCCAGTTCACCTATTCGGTGATCTCGCCCGTGCCCCGCAAGGGCTCCGGGCTGAAGGCCTTTGCCTCGGATTGGGTCTTGCGCAATATCCCGCCCGCGCGCGTCTGGGTCTATCGCCAGGGGGCGTAG
- a CDS encoding Crp/Fnr family transcriptional regulator translates to MATSANQSRIGVPCLACPLRLKPAFKDKTDDEVRFIQAMKMEHRLLPAGADIIQPGQEDAALYTLFSGWAFRYKSLPDGRRQILNFLLPGDLVGLQASLLSAAQHGIEALTEVELCAFPRKRVWDLFVRMPSLSYEIAWLGSREESLIDENLTSVGQRNAAERIAALLISLHRRADALGLVSENSFRFPLSQQQLADALGLSLVHTSKTWAKLRRAGLFSVSGGRLTLLNPRLTARMVSLFERELEPRPLI, encoded by the coding sequence ATGGCGACAAGCGCGAATCAGAGCCGCATCGGCGTGCCCTGCCTGGCCTGTCCGCTCCGGCTCAAGCCGGCCTTCAAGGACAAGACCGACGACGAGGTGCGCTTCATCCAGGCGATGAAGATGGAGCATCGCCTGCTGCCGGCCGGCGCCGACATCATCCAACCCGGACAGGAGGACGCGGCGCTCTACACGCTCTTCTCCGGCTGGGCGTTCCGCTACAAATCCCTGCCCGACGGCCGACGCCAGATCCTGAACTTCCTTTTGCCGGGAGATCTCGTCGGCCTGCAGGCCTCGCTGCTGAGCGCCGCTCAGCACGGCATCGAGGCCCTGACCGAGGTCGAGCTCTGCGCCTTTCCGCGCAAGCGGGTCTGGGATCTGTTCGTGCGGATGCCGAGCCTGTCCTATGAGATCGCCTGGCTCGGCTCACGCGAGGAGAGCCTGATCGACGAGAACCTGACCTCTGTCGGCCAGCGCAATGCCGCCGAGCGCATCGCGGCGCTGCTGATCTCGCTCCACCGCCGCGCCGACGCGCTTGGCCTGGTGAGCGAGAACAGCTTCCGGTTTCCGCTCTCGCAGCAACAGCTCGCCGACGCACTCGGATTATCGCTCGTCCACACCAGCAAGACATGGGCGAAGCTGCGCCGGGCCGGCCTTTTTTCGGTCTCGGGCGGGCGATTGACCCTGCTCAATCCGCGCCTGACCGCCCGCATGGTCTCGCTTTTCGAACGGGAGCTCGAGCCGAGACCGCTGATCTGA
- a CDS encoding ABC transporter ATP-binding protein/permease gives MSDTPSVPQRSRMRRFFATALKFWTGKRRLRAWGLTILVLVFVAAQIATAVGINAWNRLFFDALEKRDVAAVWSTVAWLPLLVAVSALTLSALVVSRMLLQMRWRENLTRRIAGWWIADQRYYRMQFTAKEQSAPEYRIAEDVRLAIEPLVEFAIGLISAAVTAATFAAILWHVAGSARVVLGGADIVIPSYMAIAAILYAIIASLAAYVAGRPLVGRISAKNEAEAQFRAEMTRLRENAESIALIRGDADERTSVGENYGRVVAAWLGVIRRQGVIALVLNTNGALFPIVPLLLIAPKYLSGEVTLGAVMQVVAAFSAVQAALIWFVDNIVRLAEWFASVARVDELQEALEALDIGTIMEGETQIDLGESEDGAIHIENLSIAHSNGRVVIADASVVIELGEKVLIVGESGSGKSTLIRALAGLWPWGSGRIEMPRGKSIAFVPQKPYLPMGSFRTVLLYPQADMAVPDDVVIAAMKRCGLAYLAKRLDDEDKWDQILSGGERQRVAFTRLLIQKPDIVIMDEATSALDEDSQNSLLDLFEGELAHATVISVGHRIGLEEFHDRKITLEKRLAGARLSSRRLVKSLWRLFRSRSSANDDAA, from the coding sequence ATGTCCGACACGCCGAGTGTCCCGCAACGCTCGCGTATGCGCCGTTTCTTCGCAACGGCATTGAAATTCTGGACAGGCAAAAGACGGCTGCGCGCCTGGGGGCTGACAATCCTGGTGCTCGTCTTCGTCGCGGCACAGATCGCGACCGCCGTCGGAATCAATGCCTGGAACCGGTTGTTCTTCGACGCTCTCGAAAAGCGCGATGTCGCGGCGGTCTGGAGCACGGTCGCCTGGCTGCCGCTGCTCGTTGCGGTCTCGGCGTTGACGCTGTCGGCGCTGGTGGTCAGCCGCATGCTGCTGCAGATGCGCTGGCGTGAAAATCTGACGCGTCGCATCGCCGGTTGGTGGATCGCCGACCAGCGCTATTACCGGATGCAGTTCACCGCCAAGGAGCAGAGCGCGCCGGAATATCGTATCGCGGAGGATGTCCGCCTTGCCATCGAGCCGCTTGTCGAATTCGCGATCGGCCTGATCAGCGCGGCCGTCACTGCCGCCACCTTCGCCGCTATCCTCTGGCATGTCGCAGGCTCGGCCCGCGTCGTGCTCGGCGGCGCGGACATCGTGATCCCGAGCTATATGGCGATCGCGGCGATCCTTTATGCGATCATCGCCTCGCTCGCCGCCTATGTTGCCGGCCGGCCGCTGGTCGGCCGCATCTCGGCGAAGAACGAAGCGGAGGCGCAGTTTCGCGCCGAGATGACAAGGCTGCGCGAGAACGCCGAGAGCATCGCGCTGATCCGCGGCGACGCCGACGAACGGACCTCCGTCGGCGAGAATTACGGCCGCGTCGTCGCGGCCTGGCTGGGCGTCATCCGCCGGCAAGGCGTCATCGCGCTGGTGCTCAACACCAATGGCGCGCTGTTTCCGATCGTGCCGCTGCTGCTGATCGCGCCGAAATATCTTTCCGGCGAGGTCACGCTGGGTGCCGTGATGCAGGTCGTCGCAGCCTTCAGCGCCGTGCAAGCGGCGCTGATCTGGTTCGTCGACAATATCGTGCGGCTGGCCGAGTGGTTCGCCTCCGTGGCCCGCGTCGACGAGCTCCAGGAGGCGTTGGAGGCGCTCGATATCGGCACGATCATGGAAGGTGAAACCCAGATCGACCTCGGCGAGAGCGAGGACGGCGCGATCCATATCGAGAATCTCTCGATCGCCCACAGCAATGGCCGCGTGGTGATCGCCGATGCCTCGGTGGTGATCGAATTGGGCGAGAAAGTGCTGATCGTTGGCGAAAGCGGCTCCGGCAAGAGCACGCTGATCCGCGCTTTGGCGGGGTTGTGGCCCTGGGGTTCGGGAAGGATCGAGATGCCGCGTGGCAAGTCGATCGCCTTCGTGCCGCAGAAGCCCTATCTGCCGATGGGCAGCTTCCGCACCGTGCTGCTCTACCCGCAAGCGGATATGGCGGTTCCAGACGATGTCGTCATCGCCGCCATGAAGCGCTGCGGGCTGGCTTATCTCGCCAAGCGCCTCGATGACGAGGACAAATGGGATCAGATCCTCTCCGGCGGCGAGCGTCAGCGCGTCGCCTTCACCCGCCTCCTCATCCAGAAGCCCGACATCGTCATCATGGACGAGGCGACCTCGGCGCTCGACGAGGACAGCCAGAACTCCCTGCTGGACCTGTTCGAGGGCGAACTCGCCCATGCGACGGTGATCAGCGTCGGCCATCGGATCGGACTCGAGGAGTTTCACGACCGCAAGATCACGCTGGAGAAGCGCCTCGCCGGCGCTCGCCTGAGCTCGCGGCGACTTGTGAAGTCGCTCTGGCGGCTGTTCCGCAGCCGCAGCTCCGCCAATGACGACGCGGCCTGA
- a CDS encoding transglutaminase family protein, protein MYLRIRHATTYRYAAPVQFGPHRLMLRPRDSFDLRVVDTALSIAPRARLRWMHDAYGNSVAVANFDAPANTLDIVSELVIQRFGSALLRTEIENSVAVTGVVYSEAERAVLQPYLDLAAADPDGLLDQWLADFRARIGHGSGHLLRDLAHALYAGLSYAVRFDEGTQHPADTLRQLAGSCRDYAWLFIELARRMGFASRFVTGYIHDRSPDAAGLVSSIGLTHAWADVFIPGDGWVEFDPTNDLVADRQLLRVAVARVPEDASPVSGSFTGGTGSFLGLSVGVNIEPIDKPA, encoded by the coding sequence ATGTATCTGCGTATCCGCCACGCCACCACCTATCGTTATGCCGCTCCGGTGCAATTCGGGCCGCATCGGCTGATGCTGCGCCCGCGCGATTCCTTCGATCTGCGGGTGGTCGACACGGCCTTGTCGATCGCTCCGCGAGCGCGGCTGCGCTGGATGCACGACGCCTATGGCAATTCGGTCGCGGTCGCGAATTTCGACGCTCCGGCCAATACGCTCGACATCGTCAGCGAACTGGTGATCCAGCGCTTCGGTTCGGCCCTGCTGCGCACCGAGATCGAGAATTCCGTAGCCGTGACCGGTGTGGTCTACAGCGAAGCGGAGCGCGCCGTGCTCCAGCCCTATCTCGATCTCGCTGCAGCCGATCCTGACGGCCTGCTCGACCAATGGCTGGCGGATTTTCGCGCCCGCATCGGCCATGGTTCGGGGCATCTGCTGCGCGACCTCGCCCATGCGCTCTATGCCGGGCTGAGTTATGCGGTGCGCTTCGACGAAGGCACGCAGCATCCCGCCGATACGCTGCGCCAACTGGCCGGCTCCTGCCGCGATTATGCCTGGCTCTTCATCGAGCTTGCCCGGCGCATGGGCTTCGCCTCGCGTTTCGTGACGGGCTATATCCACGACCGCTCGCCCGACGCGGCCGGGCTGGTCTCCAGCATCGGCCTGACCCATGCCTGGGCCGATGTCTTCATCCCCGGCGATGGCTGGGTGGAGTTCGACCCGACCAACGATCTCGTCGCCGACAGGCAGCTTCTGCGCGTCGCCGTCGCACGCGTGCCCGAGGATGCCTCGCCGGTCTCCGGCAGTTTCACCGGGGGGACAGGTTCGTTCCTCGGGCTGAGCGTCGGCGTCAACATCGAGCCGATCGACAAGCCAGCCTGA
- a CDS encoding sensor histidine kinase, with the protein MRLARFKTVRGRLLALLIGIALPIAGLTAITAVTTYQTVTAAIRTSQMRTAEDYAVRTRVWYRGALRSLLAGGSALALNGRESSECGKVGGQTLARIAGYRAIHILPQGGDACAFSLDPEVSAADLAAAAAMLRAKPPVQTWAGAEFAQARYDHVTLGGKRYLAVYARSDDAGSPMREGLLLVDPELLDQVFDLGDGEPGLVVALAGRDGDIIVSRGTVQPDDASWLPARDPASLSKEPSQTQSRAGVSRVYASRIVTDPDFYIVASFDDALGQAARTQFLVLLLAPLLTLALLCVVYLRAIDKHCVRWLRGIEAAARTRSTLTTARAVIADDMPSDIRSVAEAFNVMVEEQEVRQRKLQTALDDNRFLVRELHHRVKNSLQVVQSYIGLTKRDYRGEARMALADAECRVHVLSAAYRFTLADGEMQPVRVDLFVDDVVTMISNLLRRRDQWVTSTVNTRASLSVDRIIPLGFLIVDVMSRALRSTPGVSIQISVSDIDDGTIEIAIEADREIAHSEPPKLFAGLVTQIEAVQAAAPEGSRLGAWRVAHSA; encoded by the coding sequence ATGCGGCTGGCGCGCTTCAAGACCGTCAGAGGGCGCCTGCTCGCACTGCTGATCGGCATAGCGCTGCCAATCGCCGGCCTGACCGCGATCACCGCCGTCACCACCTACCAGACCGTCACCGCCGCGATCCGCACATCCCAGATGCGCACGGCCGAAGACTACGCCGTGCGCACCCGCGTCTGGTATCGCGGCGCCTTGCGGTCGCTGCTCGCCGGCGGTTCCGCATTGGCCCTGAACGGTCGCGAGAGCAGCGAGTGTGGCAAGGTCGGCGGCCAAACGCTCGCTCGGATCGCCGGCTATCGCGCCATCCATATCCTGCCGCAGGGCGGCGACGCCTGCGCCTTCTCGCTCGATCCCGAGGTCAGCGCCGCCGATCTCGCTGCGGCGGCGGCAATGTTGCGGGCAAAGCCGCCGGTCCAGACCTGGGCCGGGGCGGAGTTCGCCCAGGCGCGCTACGACCATGTGACGCTGGGCGGGAAGCGCTATCTTGCCGTCTACGCGCGAAGCGACGATGCCGGCAGCCCAATGCGGGAAGGCCTGCTGCTGGTCGATCCGGAGTTGCTGGACCAGGTCTTCGACCTCGGCGACGGCGAACCCGGGCTCGTCGTCGCCCTGGCCGGCCGCGACGGGGACATCATCGTCTCGCGCGGCACCGTGCAGCCGGACGACGCGTCCTGGCTGCCGGCGCGGGACCCGGCCTCGCTCTCGAAGGAGCCCTCGCAGACGCAAAGCCGCGCCGGCGTCTCGCGCGTCTACGCCAGCCGCATCGTCACCGACCCTGATTTCTATATCGTCGCCAGCTTCGACGATGCGTTGGGGCAGGCGGCCCGGACACAGTTTCTGGTGCTGCTGCTGGCGCCGCTGCTGACGCTGGCTCTGCTCTGCGTGGTCTATCTGCGCGCGATCGACAAGCATTGCGTGCGCTGGCTGCGCGGCATCGAGGCGGCAGCCAGGACACGCTCGACCCTGACGACGGCACGCGCGGTGATCGCCGACGATATGCCGAGCGACATCCGCAGCGTCGCGGAAGCCTTCAACGTCATGGTCGAGGAGCAGGAGGTCAGGCAGCGCAAGCTGCAGACGGCGCTCGACGACAACCGCTTCCTCGTTCGCGAACTGCATCACCGCGTCAAGAACAGCCTGCAGGTGGTGCAGAGCTATATCGGCCTGACCAAGCGCGACTACCGCGGCGAGGCACGGATGGCCTTGGCCGATGCCGAATGCCGTGTTCACGTGCTCTCGGCCGCCTATCGCTTTACGCTCGCCGACGGCGAGATGCAGCCCGTGCGCGTCGACCTCTTTGTCGACGATGTCGTGACAATGATCTCGAACCTGCTGCGCCGCCGCGACCAATGGGTCACCAGCACCGTCAACACGCGCGCCTCCCTCTCGGTCGACCGGATCATCCCGCTCGGTTTCCTGATCGTCGACGTGATGTCGCGCGCGCTGCGCAGCACGCCGGGCGTCAGCATCCAGATCTCCGTCTCCGATATCGACGACGGGACGATCGAGATCGCCATCGAGGCGGATCGCGAGATCGCCCATAGCGAGCCACCCAAGCTCTTCGCCGGCCTCGTCACCCAGATCGAAGCGGTTCAGGCGGCTGCACCGGAAGGGTCGCGGCTTGGCGCCTGGAGGGTCGCCCATTCCGCCTAG
- a CDS encoding sigma-70 family RNA polymerase sigma factor, with translation MSASDFKDGLIKEIPNLRAFAASLSGSMQLADDLVQDTLLKAWGNSDKFEPGTSLRAWLFTILRNTYYSLYRKRGREVQDSEGTYAERMATHGNQESHLDLADFRKALAKLPEEQREVLIMVGATGLSYEETAEICGVAIGTIKSRVNRARTKLAELLSIGGLDDLGPDRKSAAAIQRVGSEIVGL, from the coding sequence ATGAGCGCCTCTGATTTCAAGGACGGGCTGATCAAGGAGATTCCGAATCTGCGCGCCTTCGCGGCCTCGCTTTCGGGCTCGATGCAGCTCGCCGACGATCTCGTGCAGGACACGCTGCTCAAGGCCTGGGGTAATTCGGACAAGTTCGAGCCCGGCACGAGCCTGCGCGCCTGGCTCTTCACGATCCTGCGCAACACCTATTACTCGCTCTACCGCAAGCGCGGGCGGGAGGTGCAGGACAGCGAGGGCACCTATGCCGAGCGCATGGCGACGCATGGCAACCAGGAAAGCCATCTCGACCTCGCCGATTTCCGCAAGGCGCTCGCCAAGCTGCCTGAGGAACAACGCGAAGTGCTGATCATGGTCGGCGCGACCGGGCTGTCCTATGAGGAAACCGCCGAGATCTGCGGCGTCGCCATCGGCACCATCAAGAGCCGGGTCAACCGCGCCCGGACGAAGCTGGCCGAACTGCTTTCGATCGGCGGACTCGACGATCTCGGGCCAGATCGCAAGAGCGCCGCTGCCATCCAAAGGGTCGGTTCCGAAATCGTCGGCCTCTGA
- a CDS encoding NepR family anti-sigma factor — protein MIKRGTSWKSRLAFVARADMNNASASMTESGGGSNDEVELILDPRVQESIGRSLKAHYDDIVNAPVPDKFLVLLAQLEAQETRAASGDMSDERL, from the coding sequence ATGATCAAGCGCGGGACCAGCTGGAAAAGCAGGCTCGCTTTCGTTGCGAGGGCTGACATGAACAACGCGAGCGCGTCGATGACGGAATCCGGTGGGGGTAGTAATGACGAGGTCGAACTAATCCTTGATCCCAGGGTGCAGGAATCGATCGGGCGGTCGCTGAAGGCGCATTACGACGATATCGTCAACGCGCCGGTGCCCGACAAATTCCTGGTGCTGCTCGCCCAGCTCGAAGCTCAGGAAACCCGCGCCGCTTCGGGGGATATGTCCGATGAGCGCCTCTGA